The following nucleotide sequence is from Hevea brasiliensis isolate MT/VB/25A 57/8 chromosome 7, ASM3005281v1, whole genome shotgun sequence.
GACAAGGCATACATAAAGCTAGCCTTAATGGGCCAAGCCaactttatataattaatttataatgaaatATTTCATAGAAATTAAAACCACACAAAAAACTTTAACATGCCTTAATGATTTTGGTAAGAAAGGTGTCAGTGCCCTCTTAAATCAAATCACCTTCTTCAACTTCAGCTTCTTCTTCACCATCAAAAGAAGCAGGTGGTTCAGCCTCACCAATAATTGGTGACCCTGCATTTTTTTCATCTTTCACTTCATTTTGCGTTTCCTCTTCATGGGTGTTTtcatgcttttcttcttcttcctcttcctcttcatcgTCTTCCTCGTGCACTACTACTTCAGCTTCTTCGCTGGTGGCTGGCTTTTCTTCAAGAACGGGAGTCTCCTGTGTTGATTTTTCAGCTTGCTCGTTGCTTACCTCTTGGACGGGTGTATCAGCCTGAGATATAAATTACCACTGTTACATATTTCCAgggaaaaaatatatatagactatatttaaataattatatgtgtGGAAGTTACAGGGAAAAAAGAAAAGGCAGCACCTGTACTGAGGCCATGGAAAGCTGAT
It contains:
- the LOC110662266 gene encoding uncharacterized protein LOC110662266 — encoded protein: MASVQADTPVQEVSNEQAEKSTQETPVLEEKPATSEEAEVVVHEEDDEEEEEEEEKHENTHEEETQNEVKDEKNAGSPIIGEAEPPASFDGEEEAEVEEGDLI